The proteins below come from a single Zea mays cultivar B73 chromosome 8, Zm-B73-REFERENCE-NAM-5.0, whole genome shotgun sequence genomic window:
- the LOC107546751 gene encoding uncharacterized protein LOC107546751, whose translation MGNMLPSCLVVQQGTAAGALPAMNPKRRLISLNLLVKGIHRVKKMPAGPGKAPEIDSKKSSSSEALETARSNKAARSTNNPKGAVLRSRLHGRRSGAGLGKKAGKQGVVRVKVVLTKEEAARLLSLTVGGGQKHTTTAAQIVAEMRKMEARRRVAAGASWRPALASIPEESS comes from the coding sequence ATGGGCAACATGCTGCCATCATGCCTGGTGGTGCAACAAGGCACAGCAGCAGGTGCTCTGCCGGCCATGAACCCCAAGCGGAGGCTCATCTCCCTCAATCTCCTTGTGAAAGGAATCCACAGGGTGAAGAAGATGCCCGCCGGTCCCGGCAAGGCGCCCGAGATAGATAgcaagaagtcgtcgtcgtcagaAGCGCTTGAGACCGCCAGAAGCAACAAGGCCGCCCGGAGCACCAACAACCCCAAGGGCGCCGTGCTGAGGTCGAGGCTCCACGGCCGGCGGAGCGGCGCCGGCCTCGGTAAGAAGGCCGGGAAGCAGGGCGTCGTGCGCGTGAAGGTGGTCCTGACCAAGGAGGAGGCCGCGCGGCTGCTGTCGCTGACCGTCGGCGGCGGCCAGAAGCACACTACTACCGCCGCGCAGATCGTGGCCGAGATGAGGAAGATGGAGGCCCGCCGCCGCGTGGCCGCCGGTGCCTCGTGGCGGCCGGCGCTGGCCAGCATCCCCGAGGAGTCATCGTAG